The DNA window tttaattttgatttcattatcattatttatatgAGTGGCAGCATCCTTAATAGTACCAAAAATTTTCTGAACACCTTCatcaatatctttattattcttaGCTGGAAAGTCGTCTATTTCCTGTTGgttgttttcttttatattatcggtatttaaatcaatttttgCACCTATAAACTTTTCCACAGATTTATCAAAACTTTGATCCATTTTTgtcaaagtttttttgAACAAGTCTTCCCCTTCAACATCAAAATCATCttcattgttgttgtcatTTTGTTCGCCTTTGATAGGACTATAGAATTCATCGCTCAACTCAACATAAGCATCATCGTCATTAATTATTCCAGTATTACTTGTTGTCtgtttctttattttcttggTAGCCTTATTGTTGGTTTTGTTATCATTGTTGCCTGCTGAAACATATAATCCAATTGCTTCTTGTAAACTACTAGgcaattttcttttcttttcagaCTTAGATTCAGAATAATTATTGGTCTCTCTGTccatgttattattgtctaATGTATCAAGattatccttttttcttttgttgctATTTGTGCTATTGATTTTAGATATAATCAAATATGAGGATGGTTTAATATCGACTGTATCTGGTGTTTTAGAAATTATAAACGGCACTGGATTAGAAACGATCCTATCTACTAACGGTTTCAATGAAGTTTCGTCCTTGGTGTTAgttttattggtattagtaTCTGGTATCTTTAGCATTCCTCCAAAACCAAAGTCAAAgtcaaatattatttaatttcttcttttttttttatctgtttaaaattattaatattgaaaagaaaaaaaaggagaattgtaataaatataagacctttattactattaactATAATAgtatttgatttattttactaGTGTTTACCactacttttttcttttttcttttttcttttttcttttttttcttttttttttttttttttttttctatttttcttgAACTTTGACATTTGTTCAcacgtttctttttttctttctttttttttttctttttttttttttgttcacttttcttttttttttctaaggGTAAAACTTTAACAATCGAGagagaaacaaaaaaaaaaaaaaagtaaataatcGGATTTCGCACAACTGAGAGAAACGGACAAAAAAGTAAATGTGGGttaagaagaagaagaagaagaagaagaaggcGATTCCTTTTATCCGATTTGTTCCTTGCTCACTTGCacccccccccccccccctcCCGCCTTCCTCAGGCTATTATGGGGTGTCTAAGATCTCCACTTGCTTGCtcgtatttttttttttttttttttttttaatgttatttACAGTGATTATGTATGGTATCTATTTATAGAAACAACCGCAAacatatacaaaaaaaaaaaaaaaagaaaaagagaggAAGTATTTGCCCGTTAGTTTCCGACGAATGCAAAtagaaattaaattaatttgCTATAAACAAATAGAATGGAGATTTATTACCGCCCATCacccatttttatttgtgcctagatttattatcattagtgACAACTATTAATTCTTGTTTACAAAACAAACttatcaaatttatttatgtttttaacgataagaaagaaataaataaataacttaCGATGACTTACATCTTCTTTAAGTTAGTGGCTTGTCATTTACCAATGACCatattactactaatattattactttatttttactttgtGTCTTACATTATCAAATATTctaaaatgaaaacataAATGATGCCTTTCAAGTTCCAATTAAGGTCAGTTGACCTTTTgaggtatttttttttccccctccCCCCCCCTctgttttcatttttatcctTTCACCTTGTCTTTAGCTTTCAATCACTATTGAAACTCTTAGTAACATCGTTTATTTACCCTTGAAAACAGATAGCATAATGTCCAACTAATTTGATGACTCTCCACGTTCCTCTCTATTattctaatattaatttttaaaactatataCACACTCGTCTTCTTTCCTTTCTCGCCTATAAACAACTCTGGCGGctaaataattcaaatcaaaaataaaatttgtatatataaaagaaagagcatttcattttaattgatgaaatgaacaaatatttctaattcactttccttttaatttttttttttttttttttaattttctatCTATATTATTGCTGATGATATAAGGTTTCATTAATATCTATCttaacaagaaaaaaaaatatcaataacaattatactcacaaacaaataaataaataaataaacacaaaaaaaataatgtctAACTTACCAGATTTAGCTTCTTTGTCCATTTCTTCAAATGCAGATTATCCTCACCTAGATTTCCCGGGTaaagaacaacaaaagGAAGCCGTTATTGACATTCTAGATAAACAAGGTTTTATTCCAGAAACTGTTATTGAAGAGGAAGTAGAATGGTTTTACACTAATTTAGGTATTGATGACCAATTTTTCAGTAAAGAAACTAATGACACCATTGCTAACTTGgttttatctttatattGCTCTAAAGTGGATTCAATTGTTAAGTCAAAATTGTCTCCTTTATCATTCTCGCCAGTATCCTCTTCTTCAACCAATAATACTAGTGCCTTAACGATTACTAACAAAGTTGTTACTGAAAATCATGCTATTTATATGGATAGTAATATTCCAAGCAGGTATGACGTAGAAATTGATGATAAATACTTAGACAACTCTACCTCTACAACAAGTTATCGTTTACAATCTTTCCAGAAGGTAAGCTCTGGTATCAAAATCACCTTTATATACGAAAATGATTTCCcaaataatgaaaacaaaGACCAAAGCATTGAGTCAATCTCAGATTCgaatttattaaacacCATTTCcttccaaaataaaaaattatatcagCTAATTTTGAACAAAGTTGGTGAAAGAGAGGGGCCAGTTATCCAAGCATTACCCTCTGTTGCTAACCCTGATGAATTGAGAATTGTTATTGGTTACAAGAAGCACAGTGCCAAGCACTATTATAGCTCCTTATGCAAACTATTTTCGTATTACAATGTTATTCCtaacaaaattttcttgGAAAGTTTTGCCAATGACATGAACATTTTTTCTATCTATATTTCTAAAAAGGACAACAATGGCGTTGAGGgacaaaattttgaaatgaTTATTAATCAAATTGTCAAAGAATGTTCTCTATTGTATTGTATTCCAACCACCTACTTTGATCAAGTGTCTCAATTTTCTCCTCAAGAGGCTATCTATGCCCATATTGGttctattttcattaacCATTTCATTGATAGAATTGGTAAATTTGATGGTGAATCTAAATTGGATTTGAATTCTATCAATAATGATTTATTGGAAATCATTATTgctttgaagaaaaaattaagaacTCAATCATATAGTCAAACTTTTATCATGGAAACTTTAGTCAAACACAAAGATATTGTTTGTAAactatttaaaaactttgCCCTAATTCATTACATAAGTTCCAATTCTGTTACAGCTAGTACCGGTTTACAACACACTACATTATCCTACCAAAGGTTGGAAACTGTCGAACCATTTGCTAACGAggaaagttttgaaaataccTTATTAAAAGTTGTTCCAAGTGATGATTCTCCagattatttgattttgaaaacattAAACATCTTTAATAAGTCTATTTTAAAGACAAACTTTTTCATTACTAGGAAAGTTGCTATTTCATTTAGATTGAttccaaattttattttgaacaaTGATGAGTTTCCAGATGTTCCCTATggtattttctttgttgtCGGTTCTACTTTTAAGGGATTTCACATTAGATTCAGAGATATTGCACGTGGTGGTATTAGAATTGTCTGTTCTAAAAATGAAGACGTCTATGAGACTAATTCTAAGATGATGattgaagaaaattacAATTTGGCTTCTACccaacaaaagaaaaacaaagacaTCCCAGAAGGCGGTTCTAAAGGTGTTATCTTAATGAATACTGGGTTATTAAATACGCAGGATACCTTTATtgcttttcaaaaatatgttgATTCTATTATcgatattttaattaaagatCCATTGAAAGAGCAATATGTTGATTTGTTAGGTGTCaatgaaattttattttttggtcCAGATGAAGGTACCGCTACATTTGTTGATTGGGCTACCACACATGCTAGAAAGAGAAATTGTCCATGGTggaaatcttttttaactGGTAAATCTCAAGATTTGGGCGGTATACCTCACGATGTTTATGGTATGACTTCATTAGGTGTCCGTGCGTTTGTTGAAAGTatttatgaaaaagaagatttgCTTGACTCCAAAGTTTACAAGTTTCAAACTGGTGGTCCAGATGGTGATTTAGGCTCCAATGAAATTTTGTTATCATCCAAAAATGAAGTATATGTAGCCATTGTTGACGGATCTGGTGTTATCGTTGATCCTCAAGGTTTAGATAAGAATGAGTTAGCTTCTTTAGCTGAAAAAAGAGTCACATGTAGTCATTATGACTTGGCCAAATTAAGCACCACTGGTTTTTTTGTATCTGTTGATGCCATTGATTTCAAATTACCAAATGGTGAAATTGTTCCTAATGGTACTACTTTTAGAAACAAATTTCATACTGATGTTTTCAAATATGTTGAAAAGgttgatatttttgtcCCATGTGGCGGTAGACCAAGCAGTATTAATTTATCGAATTTACATTGTTTCATCGATCCTAAGACCAACAAAGTGAGGATTCCATATATTGTTGAGGGTGCTAACTTGTTTATTACCCAAGCGGCTAAGATTGCCTTGGAGGAACATGGCTGTGTTTTGTTTAAAGATGCTACTGCTAATAAAGGTGGTGTCACTTCTTCATCTATGGAAGTTTTGGCCTCATTAGCTttaaatgatgatgattttgtCAAGATTTTTGTTGGTAATGTTAATGGTACCTATGACAAATACGTTAAGTTTGTTCagcaaaaaattaaagccAATGCTGAAGCTGAGTTCCATCAATTATGGGATACACATGAAAAAATTGGCACTCCTATGGCTACTCTATCCAACACGTTATCTGCTTCCatcaataaattaaatgatgATTTGATTAATTCTAGTGAATTATGGTCGAATGATTTGAAATTACGTAATTacttattattagaatGCGTTATTCCAAAGATCTTGGTTGATATTGCTGGcaaagataaaattttgaaCAATATTCCAGAAGCTTATTTGAAGGCTATGTTAAGTGCTTATTTATCTAGTACATTTGTTTATAAGTATggtattattgatattaatatGGGTCACTTTTTGGAATTTATTGGTGATTTAAATAGAAAATCAGTT is part of the Saccharomycodes ludwigii strain NBRC 1722 chromosome III, whole genome shotgun sequence genome and encodes:
- the GDH2 gene encoding glutamate dehydrogenase (NAD(+)) (similar to Saccharomyces cerevisiae YDL215C | GDH2 | Glutamate DeHydrogenase) translates to MSNLPDLASLSISSNADYPHLDFPGKEQQKEAVIDILDKQGFIPETVIEEEVEWFYTNLGIDDQFFSKETNDTIANLVLSLYCSKVDSIVKSKLSPLSFSPVSSSSTNNTSALTITNKVVTENHAIYMDSNIPSRYDVEIDDKYLDNSTSTTSYRLQSFQKVSSGIKITFIYENDFPNNENKDQSIESISDSNLLNTISFQNKKLYQLILNKVGEREGPVIQALPSVANPDELRIVIGYKKHSAKHYYSSLCKLFSYYNVIPNKIFLESFANDMNIFSIYISKKDNNGVEGQNFEMIINQIVKECSLLYCIPTTYFDQVSQFSPQEAIYAHIGSIFINHFIDRIGKFDGESKLDLNSINNDLLEIIIALKKKLRTQSYSQTFIMETLVKHKDIVCKLFKNFALIHYISSNSVTASTGLQHTTLSYQRLETVEPFANEESFENTLLKVVPSDDSPDYLILKTLNIFNKSILKTNFFITRKVAISFRLIPNFILNNDEFPDVPYGIFFVVGSTFKGFHIRFRDIARGGIRIVCSKNEDVYETNSKMMIEENYNLASTQQKKNKDIPEGGSKGVILMNTGLLNTQDTFIAFQKYVDSIIDILIKDPLKEQYVDLLGVNEILFFGPDEGTATFVDWATTHARKRNCPWWKSFLTGKSQDLGGIPHDVYGMTSLGVRAFVESIYEKEDLLDSKVYKFQTGGPDGDLGSNEILLSSKNEVYVAIVDGSGVIVDPQGLDKNELASLAEKRVTCSHYDLAKLSTTGFFVSVDAIDFKLPNGEIVPNGTTFRNKFHTDVFKYVEKVDIFVPCGGRPSSINLSNLHCFIDPKTNKVRIPYIVEGANLFITQAAKIALEEHGCVLFKDATANKGGVTSSSMEVLASLALNDDDFVKIFVGNVNGTYDKYVKFVQQKIKANAEAEFHQLWDTHEKIGTPMATLSNTLSASINKLNDDLINSSELWSNDLKLRNYLLLECVIPKILVDIAGKDKILNNIPEAYLKAMLSAYLSSTFVYKYGIIDINMGHFLEFIGDLNRKSVSA